The genomic stretch ACCTCGAAGTAAGGGCGCTCCCCCGCCGGATCGCTGCCGGTGAGGTCGGGGTGGAATCCCTTCAGGACGCAATAGACCTCGCTGACGGGGAGCCCGGTCGAGAGGGCCTCGTACATCCGCAGCACCGCCTGTTCCGCCTCGGAATGGGGGGCGTTCCCCCGCGCCACGTCGGCGAGGCGGGGGTTGTGCGCGTTGCCCGAAATACGCATCGCCTCGGGGAGCGAGCCGACCAGGAGGACATCCTGGTCCATCTCCCGCAAGACTCCCTCGACGTGGCCCACCTTCGTCGCGAGGACCTCCTCGGCCGCCTTGTGATGGCGGAGCCGGATTCCCTCGACCTCCGCGAGGCGGGCTTTTTTGAGGTGGTTCAGGTAGACCGCCGAAGCGATCAGGATCAGCACGAGGACGACCGCGGCCAACCGGTCGATCCAGACCCGGTTGTCGCGGCTGAGGGAAAGTCCGAGGACAGATTTCATAACGCCATAGAGAATGAAATTCGGCTCACTAACCCCCGTTCGTAAGCCAAAACCGCAACAGGTGTAATCCAATCCTAGGTCTTCCGTAGAGCCTCCGACAACCAACGGGATTACTCATCTTGCAGGAGGGAAAAATAGGGGGAAATACCGGCGCTCTTCCGGCTTGTCCTCCGGAACGGCCCCCCCGTATCATGAGTCCTCCATGCCACGCATCGGTCCCCTCTCCCTTCTTTACTCGACCGGCCTGCTTTGCGGGCTGCTCCTCCTCTCCCTTTCGGCCCCCCTCCCGGCCCGGGCGCAGAGCGATCCCGGCGCGCGCGAGGACGAGAAGGCCGCCCGCCAGAAACTCCTCCGCGCATCGGACCAGATCGACTCCCTCCAAGCCGCCCTCGATAGCCACACGACGCAGATCGCCGACATGAAGATGACGATCGGCCAGCAGAAGGCCGACCTCGACGCGCTCCGCTCCCAGCTGGCAACGCTGAAGGACGAGAACACGGCCCTCCGCGCCGCCCTGGCGAAGCTCGACGCCGCCCGCGCCGACGAGAGGAAGACCCTCCTCGACGAGGTCGGCAAGATCGTCGCCGAAAACTCGAAGCGCGCCCCGGCCCCGACGCCCCCTCCCTCCGCCCCGCCGAAGGAGAGCGCCGCCGCTTCCGGGGAAAAGGCTCCCGACAAGGGGGCCGAAACCGGATTCGATTACGTCGTCGTGAAGGGCGATACCCTCCACGCCATCGCCGTCGCCTACCAGGGTAACGACGTCCATGTCACCGTCGCCGATCTGCGGAAAGCCAACGGGCTGGGGAAGGATGAGGCGATCCACGTGGGGCAAAAGCTCTTCATCCCCAAAAAATAGCCCGTTTTGGGCTATATTAAACCGTGCCCCACCGCTCCCGACAGGACGTCCACCCCGCCGACGCGACCGGCCCCCTTCCGACCGAGAAGGAGGCCATCCACGCCCTGCGCCGTCCCCGCCCGGGCCGGGGGAAGAACTTCATCACCGAGGTCCTCCTCCCCTCCCTCTTCTCCCGGAAGCAAGGGACGAAGAACAAGCCGATCTTCCCGAAGCTGGAGAAAGGCCAGGTCTGCATCACCTGGATCGGCCACGCCTCCTTCCTCATCCAGACCCCGGAACACAACATCCTCGTCGACCCGAACTGGGCGAACTGGATGCTCGTCATCCGCCGCCTGAAGCATGCCGGGTTCGAGATCGACGACCTCCCCGACATCGACCTCGTCCTCATCACCCACGCCCACTTCGACCACCTGAACCGCCGCTCCCTCCGCAAGATCGCCGCGCGGCAGCCGATCGTCGTCCCCTCGGGCGTCTCGAACCTCGTCCACGACCTCGGCTTCGAGAAGGTCCACGAGATGAACTGGTGGGACACCTGGACCTTCCGCGGCCTCTCGATCACCTTCACCCCCGCGAAGCACTGGGGCGCCCGCGTCCTCCACGACAGCCACCGCGGCTACGGCGGCTACGTCATCCGCTACGGGGAACGCTCCGTCTTCCACTGCGGGGACACCGCCTACTTCGACGAGTTCAAGCAGATCGGCGCCCGCCTCAAGCCCGAGATCGTCCTCATGCCGATCGGGGCCTACGAGAACCCCTCCCAGCGCGACGTCCACATCGGGCCGGAGCAGGCCGTCTGCGCCTTCCGCGAGCTCCAGGGCCAGACGATGATCCCGATGCACTTCGGCACCTACCGCCTCAGCTTCGAGCCCCTCCACGAGCCCGCCCAGCGCCTCCTCACCGCCGCCGCCCGCGAAGGG from Verrucomicrobium sp. GAS474 encodes the following:
- a CDS encoding LysM peptidoglycan-binding domain-containing protein, translating into MPRIGPLSLLYSTGLLCGLLLLSLSAPLPARAQSDPGAREDEKAARQKLLRASDQIDSLQAALDSHTTQIADMKMTIGQQKADLDALRSQLATLKDENTALRAALAKLDAARADERKTLLDEVGKIVAENSKRAPAPTPPPSAPPKESAAASGEKAPDKGAETGFDYVVVKGDTLHAIAVAYQGNDVHVTVADLRKANGLGKDEAIHVGQKLFIPKK
- a CDS encoding MBL fold metallo-hydrolase gives rise to the protein MPHRSRQDVHPADATGPLPTEKEAIHALRRPRPGRGKNFITEVLLPSLFSRKQGTKNKPIFPKLEKGQVCITWIGHASFLIQTPEHNILVDPNWANWMLVIRRLKHAGFEIDDLPDIDLVLITHAHFDHLNRRSLRKIAARQPIVVPSGVSNLVHDLGFEKVHEMNWWDTWTFRGLSITFTPAKHWGARVLHDSHRGYGGYVIRYGERSVFHCGDTAYFDEFKQIGARLKPEIVLMPIGAYENPSQRDVHIGPEQAVCAFRELQGQTMIPMHFGTYRLSFEPLHEPAQRLLTAAAREGVSQRIKFLVEGMPQTF